The following proteins come from a genomic window of Neoarius graeffei isolate fNeoGra1 chromosome 26, fNeoGra1.pri, whole genome shotgun sequence:
- the omd gene encoding osteomodulin has translation MGIPSTWSIFSLILLRVFCQDFETSYADYETEESLPQIPSFVGPDSYRFRTNECAKECYCPQSYPFAMYCDHRELKVIPDVPSHIRHLYIQFNNIETITAKPFTNATSLKEINLSHNNLRKVGKEAFSKLQRLTRLHLEHNNLEEVPPSLPKTLQILHLGFNKISKISSNTIQDLINITVLDLCSNRLTDESIKGKVLSGLKSLLQVTLCNNKLKTMPPDLPSSLLQLSLENNSITSVSEGYFRKTPNIMSLRVSYNKIKTIPYKTFNLSQLMELNLGHNQLSQTFFIPKNLEHLYLNHNNYKELNITLMCPLLDVDSPNMLTYIRLDHNKLRGPVDYYAYACFPRMRMIYYGEQQTVS, from the exons ATGGGTATTCCAAGTACCTGGTCAATATTTTCACTGATTTTGCTCAGAGTGTTTTGTCAAGATTTCGAAACCAGTTATGCAGACTACGAGACAGAAGAATCATTGCCACAGATTCCTTCATTTGTTGGGCCAGACTCGTACAGATTTCGTACTAATGAATGTGCCAAGGAATGTTACTGTCCCCAGTCTTATCCCTTTGCAATGTACTGTGACCATCGTGAACTTAAAGTAATCCCTGATGTCCCAAGCCACATCCGCCACTTATACATTCAGTTCAACAACATCGAAACCATTACAGCCAAACCTTTCACCAATGCTACATCTTTGAAAGAAATCAACCTCAGCCACAATAATCTGAGAAAAGTagggaaagaggccttcagtaaaCTTCAACGCCTCACACGGCTTCACCTTGAGCACAACAACCTAGAGGAAGTTCCACCTTCTTTGCCCAAAACTCTTCAGATACTCCACCTGGGCTTCAACAAAATCTCAAAGATATCATCCAACACTATACAAGATCTAATAAATATTACAGTGCTCGACTTGTGCAGCAACAGACTTACAGATGAAAGTATTAAAGGAAAGGTCCTGTCTGGCTTGAAGAGCCTCTTGCAAGTCACCTTGTGCAACAACAAACTTAAGACTATGCCCCCTGATCTCCCATCATCGCTGCTGCAGCTATCACTGGAGAACAACTCCATCACATCTGTATCTGAGGGGTACTTTAGGAAGACCCCAAATATCATGTCTCTTCGGGTATCCTATAACAAAATTAAAACGATTCCTTACAAAACCTTTAACCTGTCACAACTTATGGAACTCAACCTGGGTCATAACCAACTCTCCCAAACCTTTTTTATTCCCAAGAACTTGGAGCATCTGTATCTCAACCACAATAACTACAAAG AACTTAACATTACTCTAATGTGCCCATTGCTGGATGTTGACAGTCCCAACATGCTAACCTACATTCGCCTTGATCACAATAAGCTGAGAGGACCCGTGGACTACTACGCTTATGCTTGCTTCCCAAGGATGAGGATGATTTATTATGGTGAACAACAGACAGTTAGCTAG